Proteins found in one Hemibagrus wyckioides isolate EC202008001 linkage group LG23, SWU_Hwy_1.0, whole genome shotgun sequence genomic segment:
- the LOC131344412 gene encoding arylamine N-acetyltransferase, pineal gland isozyme NAT-3-like, translating into MDVQKYLSRIGCSVCPHSPTLDTLRFLHLQHMLSVPFENLTIHTGQRVHLELPLLYDKIVLKRRGGFCFENNGLFSWLLSQLGFKVEILSAQVKNRFTGVYGPPFDHLIIMVTIDGER; encoded by the coding sequence ATGGATGTTCAGAAGTATTTATCGCGCATCGGCTGCTCTGTGTGTCCGCACTCTCCGACACTGGACACTTTGCGTTTTCTTCACCTCCAACACATGCTCTCGGTTCCTTTCGAAAATCTGACCATCCACACCGGACAGCGCGTGCACCTCGAGCTCCCGCTGCTCTACGACAAAATCGTGTTAAAAAGACGAGGCGGATTTTGCTTCGAAAACAACGGGCTTTTCTCCTGGCTCTTGTCGCAGCTCGGGTTTAAAGTCGAGATTCTTTCTGCTCAGGTAAAGAATCGGTTCACCGGAGTTTACGGACCTCCGTTTGACCACTTGATCATCATGGTGACCATTGACGGGGAAAGGTGA
- the apoob gene encoding apolipoprotein O, b isoform X2 encodes MLNVGMLTSRKLVKAVLPLTLPGSLILMSGRVFAASENEESEEPTLLTDELSLYTTPHTRVQCVKPEVGPVEQSVASLRKSAEPYTTWFQEKTSYAVDKAEEYYKTMEPGIEASVQTVRDTSEFLMNPPPKFYPSVGAVGFSAILGLYLAKGGRVKRLLFPTGLMTLSASMFYPQHAASLVKEAKNQMFTLGSQTRVLLEDVWKRKSPGKEN; translated from the exons ATGTTGAATGTGGGAATGTTGACTAGCCGAAAATTGGTGAAg GCGGTGTTGCCGCTGACGTTACCCGGATCTCTGATCCTCATGTCAGGACGGGTTTTTGCTGCCAGCGAGAACGAAGAAAGCGAAGAACCAACTCTGCTtacagatgag cTCTCTCTGTACACCACCCCACACACTCGAGTGCAGTGCGTGAAGCCGGAAGTCGGCCCTGTGGAGCAGAGTGTGGCGTCTCTGAGGAAATCAGCAGAGCCGTATACAACATGGTTTCAG gAAAAGACATCATACGCGGTGGATAAAGCAGAG GAGTATTATAAGACCATGGAGCCTGGTATTGAAGCATCTGTACAGACTGTGAGAG ACACTTCTGAGTTTCTGATGAATCCTCCGCCCAAGTTCTACCCAAGTGTCGGTGCCGTGGGTTTTTCCGCAATCCTCGGACTTTACCTCGCTAAAG GTGGCAGGGTAAAACGACTTCTCTTCCCGACTGGACTGATGACTCTGAGCGCCTCCATGTTTTACCCACAGCATGCTGCCTCTCTGGTCAAG GAGGCTAAAAACCAGATGTTCACTTTGGGTTCTCAGACACGTGTGCTTTTGGAGGACGTGTGGAAGAGAAAATCACCCGGCAAGGAG AATTGA
- the apoob gene encoding apolipoprotein O, b isoform X1 translates to MLNVGMLTSRKLVKAVLPLTLPGSLILMSGRVFAASENEESEEPTLLTDELSLYTTPHTRVQCVKPEVGPVEQSVASLRKSAEPYTTWFQEKTSYAVDKAEEYYKTMEPGIEASVQTVRDTSEFLMNPPPKFYPSVGAVGFSAILGLYLAKGGRVKRLLFPTGLMTLSASMFYPQHAASLVKEAKNQMFTLGSQTRVLLEDVWKRKSPGKEVSAENRKN, encoded by the exons ATGTTGAATGTGGGAATGTTGACTAGCCGAAAATTGGTGAAg GCGGTGTTGCCGCTGACGTTACCCGGATCTCTGATCCTCATGTCAGGACGGGTTTTTGCTGCCAGCGAGAACGAAGAAAGCGAAGAACCAACTCTGCTtacagatgag cTCTCTCTGTACACCACCCCACACACTCGAGTGCAGTGCGTGAAGCCGGAAGTCGGCCCTGTGGAGCAGAGTGTGGCGTCTCTGAGGAAATCAGCAGAGCCGTATACAACATGGTTTCAG gAAAAGACATCATACGCGGTGGATAAAGCAGAG GAGTATTATAAGACCATGGAGCCTGGTATTGAAGCATCTGTACAGACTGTGAGAG ACACTTCTGAGTTTCTGATGAATCCTCCGCCCAAGTTCTACCCAAGTGTCGGTGCCGTGGGTTTTTCCGCAATCCTCGGACTTTACCTCGCTAAAG GTGGCAGGGTAAAACGACTTCTCTTCCCGACTGGACTGATGACTCTGAGCGCCTCCATGTTTTACCCACAGCATGCTGCCTCTCTGGTCAAG GAGGCTAAAAACCAGATGTTCACTTTGGGTTCTCAGACACGTGTGCTTTTGGAGGACGTGTGGAAGAGAAAATCACCCGGCAAGGAGGTGAGCGCAGAGAACAGGAAG AATTGA
- the apoob gene encoding apolipoprotein O, b isoform X3, with the protein MRCVFCLSLYTTPHTRVQCVKPEVGPVEQSVASLRKSAEPYTTWFQEKTSYAVDKAEEYYKTMEPGIEASVQTVRDTSEFLMNPPPKFYPSVGAVGFSAILGLYLAKGGRVKRLLFPTGLMTLSASMFYPQHAASLVKEAKNQMFTLGSQTRVLLEDVWKRKSPGKEVSAENRKN; encoded by the exons atgaggtgtgtgttctgt cTCTCTCTGTACACCACCCCACACACTCGAGTGCAGTGCGTGAAGCCGGAAGTCGGCCCTGTGGAGCAGAGTGTGGCGTCTCTGAGGAAATCAGCAGAGCCGTATACAACATGGTTTCAG gAAAAGACATCATACGCGGTGGATAAAGCAGAG GAGTATTATAAGACCATGGAGCCTGGTATTGAAGCATCTGTACAGACTGTGAGAG ACACTTCTGAGTTTCTGATGAATCCTCCGCCCAAGTTCTACCCAAGTGTCGGTGCCGTGGGTTTTTCCGCAATCCTCGGACTTTACCTCGCTAAAG GTGGCAGGGTAAAACGACTTCTCTTCCCGACTGGACTGATGACTCTGAGCGCCTCCATGTTTTACCCACAGCATGCTGCCTCTCTGGTCAAG GAGGCTAAAAACCAGATGTTCACTTTGGGTTCTCAGACACGTGTGCTTTTGGAGGACGTGTGGAAGAGAAAATCACCCGGCAAGGAGGTGAGCGCAGAGAACAGGAAG AATTGA